One Oryza brachyantha chromosome 3, ObraRS2, whole genome shotgun sequence DNA segment encodes these proteins:
- the LOC107303724 gene encoding uncharacterized protein LOC107303724, whose product MAAAAAAPLRRLLLRLGKQPPLPVPLLAHLPSQAAAPAAAPAAPPCPGTIPTQAPPSPNLRELLSSFHPGLQIFPSLDPRVGRGCEGVDANGNGGGAEVWADSVKKKRKRKMNKHKLRKLRKRLRRQT is encoded by the coding sequence atggccgccgccgccgccgcgccgctccgcaggctgctcctccgcctcgGGAAGCAGCCGCCGCTCCCCGTCCCGCTCCTCGCCCACCTCCCGTCGCAAGCCGCCGCACCGGCCGCGGCCCCCGCCGCGCCCCCTTGCCCAGGCACGATCCCCACCCAAGCACCACCTTCGCCGAATCTCCGTGaactcctctcctccttccacCCCGGGCTCCAGATATTCCCATCGCTTGATCCGAGAGTGGGTCGGGGCTGTGAGGGCGTGGACGCGAACGGCAACGGGGGAGGCGCCGAGGTGTGGGCGGACAGCGTGAAGAAGAAGCGCAAGCGCAAGATGAACAAGCACAAGCTCCGCAAGCTCCGGaagcgcctccgccgccagaCATAG
- the LOC102708319 gene encoding GPI mannosyltransferase 1 codes for MAAAAVTLPRVVVASAALRAALLALGEWQDAHLEVRYTDVDYLVFSDAAASVAAGGSPFARATYRYSPLLAYLLLPNSLLHPAWGKLLFSAADLLVGLFIDTILKLRGIPERTRIWSVVAWLFNPFTFTIGTRGNCEPIVCAVILWILICLMNGRVLQAAFWYGLIVHFRIYPIIYAIPFVIVLGKGYAAPAGRPILTQWTAKQHLQSNKPSPCVEGAMPLLASLWNFLRSLITRNTIYFGLLSGSMFFLWTGVFFYLYGWEFLNEALLYHLSRTDPRHNFSIYFYHIYLHHQQGFSSIHKLTSFLPQLIVQLALILRFSRDLPFCLFLQTVAFVAFNKVMTAQYFVWFFCLLPLILPWTTMNLKWKGLSCVLVWMGSQLHWLMWAYLLEFKGRNIFIQLWAAGLVFLAANVFVMLMVIKHHRFTPFFSSPSVKSASKINSKKE; via the exons atggccgccgccgccgtgacgCTCCcgcgggtggtggtggcgtcgGCCGCGCTCAGGGCCGCGCTGCTGGCGCTCGGGGAGTGGCAGGACGCGCACCTGGAGGTGAGGTACACCGACGTCGACTACCTCGTCTTCTCCGACGCCgcggcctccgtcgccgcgGGCGGATCCCCCTTCGCCCGCGCCACCTACCGATACTCACCGCTCCTCGCCTACCTGCTCCTCCCCAACTCGCTCCTGCACCCCGCCTGGGGGAAGCTCCTCTTCTCCGCCGCAG aTTTGCTTGTTGGCTTGTTCATTGACACCATTCTCAAACTACGTGGAATCCCTGAGAGAACTCGGATCTGGTCTGTTGTAGCTTGGTTATTCAATCCCTTCACGTTCACAATTGGCACAAGAGGAAATTGTGAGCCTATAGTCTGCGCTGTCATACTCTGGATTCTGATATGTTTGATGAATG GTAGAGTATTGCAGGCAGCATTCTGGTATGGTCTGATTGTGCACTTCAGAATATATCCTATCATATATGCAATTCCTTTTGTTATAGTTCTGGGCAAGGGTTATGCTGCTCCTGCTGGAAGGCCTATTCTTACACAGTGGACTGCTAAGCAACATTTGCAAAGTAATAAACCCAGTCCATGTGTGGAAGGAGCAATGCCATTGTTGGCCAGTTTATGGAATTTTCTGCGAAGCCTCATAACAAGAAATACAATCTATTTTGGATTACTCTCAGGATCTATGTTCTTTCTCTGGACtggtgttttcttttatctttatgGATGGGAATTCTTAAATGAAGCACTACTTTACCATCTTTCTCGGACTGACCCGAGGCATAACTTCTCAATATATTTCTACCACATATATCTGCATCATCAGCAAGGGTTCTCAAGTATACATAAGCTCACTTCTTTTCTGCCACAGCTGATTGTGCAGTTGGCACTCATTCTGCGCTTTTCTAGGGATCTTCCATTTTGCTTGTTTCTCCAAACGGTTGCATTTGTTGCATTTAACAAG GTGATGACAGCGCAGTATTTTGTGTGGTTCTTTTGCCTGCTGCCGCTCATCCTCCCTTGGACTACCATGAATCTGAAGTGGAAGGGACTGTCCTGTGTACTTGTGTGGATGGGGTCCCAACTTCACTGGCTGATGTGGGCATACTTGCTTGAATTCAAGGGCCGAAACATCTTCATACAGCTCTGGGCAGCAGGTCTCGTGTTCCTGGCTGCAAACGTCTTTGTTATGCTCATGGTGATCAAGCACCACCGGTTCACTCCGTTCTTCTCATCACCATCCGTGAAGTCTGCAAGCAAGATTAATTCCAAGAAGGAATAG
- the LOC121053979 gene encoding uncharacterized protein LOC121053979: protein MERGQLLLLLLVVVALIVLAGAGGIAEAQAPQQPGGALEARCEIDTLATQLALHCLPAADEDDGGGGGVPPGPVVQANAQCCKTVGYAVRLDSGFRCLCAAAAEQQLVIGGLNSTRLLALYAACGGRRLVDSRLATACGVMAESGDMSEEACDPSNLAAQLTRYCRSDAPTSQCCEPVVASVDLAGGDPSCLCRVLAEPQLAVAGTNATGLLAMYTACGGLRTVGADIADGCNHLRARPATPAAVITAP from the exons ATGGAGCGCGgccaactcctcctcctcctcctggtggtggtggccctcatcgtcctcgccggcgccgggggcaTCGCCGAGGCGCAGGCGCCGCAGCAGCCGGGGGGCGCGTTGGAGGCGCGGTGCGAGATCGACACGCTCGCCACCCAGCTGGCGCTCCACTGCCTGCCGGCTGCcgacgaagacgacggcggcggcggcggggtgccACCCGGTCCCGTCGTCCAAGCCAACGCGCAGTGCTGCAAGACGGTGGGCTACGCGGTCCGCCTCGACTCGGGCTTCCGCTgcctctgcgccgccgcggccgagcAGCAGCTCGTCATCGGTGGGCTCAACTCCACCCGCCTCCTCGCGCTCTACGCCGCctgcggtggccgccgcctcgtcgactcccgcctcgccaccgcctgcGGAG TCATGGCGGAGTCGGGGGACATGTCGGAGGAGGCGTGCGACCCTTCCAACCTCGCCGCCCAGCTCACGCGGTACTGCCGGTCCGACGCCCCCACCTCGCAGTGCTGCGAGCCGGTGGTGGCCTccgtcgacctcgccggcggggaTCCTAGCTGCCTCTGCCGCGTGCTGGCCGAGCCgcagctcgccgtcgcggGGACGAACGCCACGGGCCTCCTCGCCATGTACACCGCCTGCGGAGGCCTCCGCACCGTCGGCGCCGACATCGCCGACGGCTGTAACCACCTTCGCGCGCGAcccgcgacgccggcggcggtgatcaCCGCCCCGTAA
- the LOC102708041 gene encoding protein TRIGALACTOSYLDIACYLGLYCEROL 3, chloroplastic — MASPPIPAALCHPHPRAAGPRLLLRSSGDPCPRCTLPFRLGGVSLKKGHSCAGAVSATRSPGLGSAENLRESPNLSRSWGVNGQIDGDHDVLIECRDVHKSFGNKKVLNGISFKIRHGEAVGIIGPSGTGKSTVLKVMAGLLAPDKGDVIICGKKRHGLVSDEDISGVRIGLVFQSAALFDSLTVRENVGFLLYENSSLPEERIATLVTETLGAVGLKGVEDRMPSELSGGMKKRVALARSIIYDDTKETIEPEVLLYDEPTAGLDPIASTVVEDLIRSVHVTGKDALGKPGKIASYVVVTHQHSTIKRAVDRLLFLHEGKVVWEGMTQEFTTSTNPIVQQFASGSLDGPIRYF; from the exons ATGGCGTCGCCGCCCATCCCGGCGGCTCTCTGCCACCCGCATCCCCGGGCCGCCGGTCCGCGTCTCCTCCTCCGATCCTCGGGAGACCCCTGCCCGCGCTGTACCCTCCCGTTTAG GTTAGGAGGAGTGTCACTAAAAAAGGGACATTCGTGCGCTGGTGCTGTATCAGCTACGAGAAGTCCTGGTTTGGGCAGTGCAGAGAATCTGCGTGAG AGTCCAAACTTGTCAAGGAGTTGGGGTGTGAACGGGCAGATTGATGGTGATCATGATGTTCTTATAGAATGTAGGGATGTGCACAAATCCTTTGGTAACAAGAAGGTATTGAATGGCATTAGCTTCAAG ATTAGACATGGAGAAGCTGTTGGAATAATTGGTCCTTCGGGAACAGGAAAGTCAACTGTTTTGAAGGTTATGGCTGGGCTACTGGCTCCAGACAAG GGTGATGTTATTATTTGCGGGAAAAAACGTCATGGGCTAGTTAGCGATGAAGACATATCTGGTGTCCGAATTGGCTTG GTGTTTCAAAGTGCAGCTTTGTTTGATTCTCTCACAGTTCGTGAAAATGTTGGATTCCTTTT ATATGAAAATTCTAGCCTGCCTGAGGAGAGAATAGCTACACTAGTGACAGAAACATTGGGCGCAGTTGGCCTAAAA GGTGTTGAAGATCGAATGCCATCTGAATTGTCTGGTGGCATGAAAAAGCGTGTAGCCCTAGCTCGTTCGATAATATATGATGATACAAAGGAAACAATAGAGCCAGAG GTTCTTTTATACGATGAGCCTACTGCTGGACTTGACCCTATTGCATCCACTGTTGTTGAAGACCTTATACGTTCCGTCCATGTGACAGGGAAAGATGCTCTTGGTAAGCCTGGAAAGATAGCATCGTATGTGGTTGTCACTCATCAGCATAGCACAATAAAGAGAGCTGTTGACAG GTTGTTATTTCTCCATGAGGGAAAGGTAGTATGGGAAGGAATGACACAAGAATTCACTACATCAACAAATCCTATTGTACAACAG TTTGCATCTGGTAGCCTGGATGGACCAATACGATACTTCTGA
- the LOC102713536 gene encoding uncharacterized protein LOC102713536 has protein sequence MPPPLISVESIGDMAAAVAALPRLPDDVLAEVLRRLEPRSLVASRCVCKPWRDLIDARRRQLLLPLSLAGIFIGQTASHGPRFFARRPSSIAGSLRFLPSSTPTPTPTAGDKPPPPQPPHRRGRGRYEIQDHCNGLLLLLLPDDLVVANPATRWCSPPLPPRPAPRMGPSAFDAHCLVYDPTASSRYEVFSIPCFHRRCSACYSSPEPGTADSRRAGCDEPLNELSEWPPLVWALDVYSSSTGRWEERTFHRQGEAAGTIAGMRFDLSGHKCKSVYWRGALYVHYKTCFIMRMSLSDGKYQVIKTPPVVRVNRFPHFSLGASQKGVYLAQVTQPRWLQVWVLDESSDRMEWALKHEKNLNLVLPRQTHYRRWILQDVTGKDKIRQHKERGDEESPEWSSDDDTIDLRRVVQVPHHGYRGNIDVLGFHPHKEIVFLCDALQTGLAYHINTSKIDNLGKLHLAGSYDEVLSNKRFSGAFFPYTPCWLSW, from the exons ATGCCGCCTCCGTTGATCTCGGTCGAATCGATCGGcgacatggcggcggcggtggcggcgctccCCCGCCTCCCCGACGACGTGCTCGCGGaggtcctccgccgcctcgagcCGCGGTCGCTCGTGGCGTCGCGCTGCGTCTGCAAGCCCTGGCGCGACCTCATcgacgcccgccgccgccagctcctcctccctctctccctcgccggGATCTTCATCGGCCAGACCGCCTCCCACGGCCCGAGATTCTTCGCCCGCCGCCCCTCCTCCATCGCCGGTAGCCTCcgcttcctcccctcctccacccccacccccactcccaccgccggcgacaaaccaccaccaccacaaccaccccaccgccgcggccgcggccgctaCGAGATCCAGGACCACTGCAAcggcctcctcctgctcctcctccccgacgacctcgtcgtcgccaacCCGGCAACGCGGTGGTGCTCGCCGCCCTTACccccgcggccggcgccgcggatGGGGCCCAGCGCCTTCGACGCCCACTGCCTCGTGTACGaccccaccgcctcctcccgctaCGAGGTCTTCTCCATCCCCTGCTTCCACCGCAGGTGCAGCGCGTGCTACTCCAGCCCAGAGCCGGGGACTGCAGACAGCAGGCGCGCCGGCTGCGACGAACCCCTGAACGAGCTGTCCGAGTGGCCGCCATTGGTGTGGGCCTTGGACGTGTACTCGTCGAGCACGGGGAGATGGGAGGAGAGGACGTTTCATCGGCAGGGGGAAGCTGCAGGGACCATCGCTGGCATGCGGTTTGATTTGTCAGGTCACAAGTGCAAATCCGTCTACTGGCGAGGAGCACTCTACGTCCATTACAAAACGTGTTTCATCATGAG GATGTCCTTGTCGGATGGCAAGTACCAAGTGATTAAAACGCCGCCAGTGGTCAGGGTGAACAGATTCCCACATTTTTCTCTAGGAGCGTCACAGAAGGGCGTGTACCTCGCACAAGTCACACAGCCCCGCTGGCTTCAGGTCTGGGTTCTCGACGAGTCGTCCGACAGAATGGAGTGGGCGCTGAAGCACGAGAAGAACCTCAACCTCGTGCTGCCTCGACAGACCCACTACCGCCGATGGATCTTGCAAGATGTAACTGGCAAGGACAAAATCAGGCAGCACAAAGAACGGGGCGACGAAGAGAGCCCCGAATGGAGCTCCGACGATGACACCATTGATCTCAGGAGAGTGGTCCAGGTGCCCCACCATGGATACCGTGGAAACATTGATGTCCTGGGGTTTCATCCGCACAAGGAGATCGTTTTCTTGTGTGATGCGCTGCAGACAGGGCTGGCTTACCATATAAACACCTCCAAGATCGACAACCTGGGCAAGTTGCATCTGGCCGGCAGCTACGACGAGGTTTTATCTAATAAGAGGTTCAGTGGTGCGTTTTTTCCATACACACCCTGCTGGCTGTCATGGTGA